DNA sequence from the Centroberyx gerrardi isolate f3 chromosome 2, fCenGer3.hap1.cur.20231027, whole genome shotgun sequence genome:
GTGAGGAGTCAAGGCATGGATGAGGAAGAagacctggaggcagttggtgAGCAGCTGTATAATCTGATTTACCCCAAACACGCAGAGATCGCTGGGAAACTCACAGGTGAGCTGACCCGCAGGAACCAGtggcatgttgttgttgttattgttgttggttTGGTGACTTTATCAGTTTGTTGCCACAAGTAAACCTACAAAAACGGAACAATTAGAAAACAATCATGTTATCATTAGCAATTCTGCATAATAATAACTTTGAAAATACTACAGACAAAGTTGCGAAGCCCCCTGTGTTCCAGGCATGTTGCTGGAGCTGCCGGGTCCTGTACTGACTCAGATGCTGCAGGATGAGGCCATGCTGACCGGAGCCTTGGAGAAAGCCCTCCGAGCCCTTCACCTGACCCAGGGGCCCAGGTAGGCCTGAGCATCCTCACTAGAGGGGTTTGAGGCATTCACAGTCCCATCTGAGGgtctttttagtttttttgttatATATACGTATGTTAGAATATTTTTCCATTCATAATTGATCTAAAGTAGTTCAGCTTTGTTGCCAGTAAAGCTGATAAGAAGTCCTTTCAATAAAGATTCAAAGAGGTTTTAGGGTGTAGGAAAGACTAATTCTGTAAAAGTGGTGTAGCATGgaatttatgcatttgtgtaaCTTTTTGAAGAGTGTATCCTCACAGCACTGTGTATTTTTGGCAGCAAGGGAACTTGTAAGGATGAGGATGACGTGTCGGTGTCCTCTGACTCTCTGGGGGAGCAGCTGTTTGAGCTGGTGGACGTCTACAACACCGGACACTCTCAGAAAATCACCGGTAAGCAACCAGCCCACTCACTCAGTAACACACTGATAATATTCAGCTGCTAATTTCCCACTACAGACGGAGCAGCTAACCTGCAAAATCATTTGCAAGTGCTGGATCCAacttctcaaacacacacacacacacacacacacacacacacacacacacacacacacacagtgtactaGTAAGTATTGAGctatattttttgtttgctcATCATTTTAAGTTAATGACAGTTTATTCCATTCATTGTAAAACTACAtaaaactttctttctttctttctttttcttacttgatTTTTACTCAGATAATGAGCAAAATCTATTTTGTCGAGTTACTTTTTTACAACCTTTTTGGGTAATTTTGAACAACGGTACCAACAGTTCTGTCAGTGTGTACCATACTAAGAGTTGcaccctcccttcctctgcagGCATGCTTCTGGAGCAGCACAAAGAAGCAGTGTTAAACCTGCTTTCAGAGCCCACACTCCTGGAAGAGCAGGTGAACCTCGCTGTGAAGACACTAAAGGAGTAGGTGACTAGTTACTGTGTAtattcatattctcatattctgTGTAGcatattcttgccatttccctGCTTATTCTCAAAGTGCATCTTCTTAATCTTCTCTCTGGACTTTTAACCTGCCTTCCAGCTCATTTGCAATTcaaatgtataaaaacaaaaaagatttaATTCATACCTAATAATATGCATGCTGCTCCCCTTCAGGCagaatgtggagacggacatCAGCGACTCGTCGGACACCGATGACACAGAGAGACTCGGAGAGAAGCTGTTCTCActggtggaggagctggatcCAGTACATGCAAATGATATTACAGGTTGGCTGACACTCTGTCTCTAGTGGATCTTCATAAAAAATATCATTCCTTAATGTCCTATCTTTGAGAGCTTATGGTTTTTTGCTTTATAGACCACATAACGTCTGGTTTAAGGCCAAGTGATATTTCTGTTAAAGCATATCAAAGCATTCTtgtgaagtctctctctctctctctctctctctcgccctctcaccctctctctagGTATGCTACTGGAGATGGACCAAGCCACTGTCCTACAGATGCTCAGTGACCACACCATGCTGGAGGTTGCTGTTCACAAAGCACAGGCAGCACTGGAAACCTTTAAGTGAACCTTCTTAATGATGAAATGACATCAGAAGTATTTGGACAGAAGAGGACAGCGGAATCTTGCATCCGGAGTAACATTTCCATGAATGACTGGAAGAACAATGTGCCATTATCCCAGACGAGcatgataatataataacagtCAGCCATTGTTATCCCGATAGAAgtattttgatttaatttgccCTAAGCAACTATGGTTATCTTTGTTTTATATTGATCTTTCTACGGACTGTGGAGAGTGTAAGCTTGGCCGGCCCAAATCATAGTCTATGGAGAGCGTCTGGGAAACCTCTTTGTAGCCAACAATGTGGAATAATTAAAGATGGAGTTGATTATGCTCAGGTTGGAGCGCCCCTTTTTAAAACAAACAGTCATGGGGTCACTTTGCTAATATTGCTGGATTGTTTCTCTCCCTTGGATAAATGGACTGGACACCAATTGCCACTGTAGAATGAAAAATATTTACCCACCAGTTTTGCTCCAGCTGGGAGCAGGACTTCCACAACGAGAGATCAAGATCCTCCAATATGGGACGATGTTGCCAACAGTCTTGCTATGGACACCAACgtatttgtagtttttgattttgtatttgtaCAGCGCACTCATACTGATGTAAATGTAACTCAGTGAAATGTCTTGGCTCATGgaaaatataattatatgatTATCTGCTGTAATGGAGCTCCACAAACCGAAGTCCACTTTCTGCCAAACCTATCATAATAAGGATTAATAACAGATATGTGATTTATCTTACACCT
Encoded proteins:
- the LOC139915888 gene encoding uncharacterized protein LOC139915888 isoform X1 is translated as MDEEEDLEAVGEQLYNLIYPKHAEIAGKLTAPCVPGMLLELPGPVLTQMLQDEAMLTGALEKALRALHLTQGPSKGTCKDEDDVSVSSDSLGEQLFELVDVYNTGHSQKITGMLLEQHKEAVLNLLSEPTLLEEQVNLAVKTLKEQNVETDISDSSDTDDTERLGEKLFSLVEELDPVHANDITGMLLEMDQATVLQMLSDHTMLEVAVHKAQAALETFK
- the LOC139915888 gene encoding uncharacterized protein LOC139915888 isoform X3, with the protein product MLLELPGPVLTQMLQDEAMLTGALEKALRALHLTQGPSKGTCKDEDDVSVSSDSLGEQLFELVDVYNTGHSQKITGMLLEQHKEAVLNLLSEPTLLEEQVNLAVKTLKEQNVETDISDSSDTDDTERLGEKLFSLVEELDPVHANDITGMLLEMDQATVLQMLSDHTMLEVAVHKAQAALETFK
- the LOC139915888 gene encoding uncharacterized protein LOC139915888 isoform X2, producing the protein MDEEEDLEAVGEQLYNLIYPKHAEIAGKLTGMLLELPGPVLTQMLQDEAMLTGALEKALRALHLTQGPSKGTCKDEDDVSVSSDSLGEQLFELVDVYNTGHSQKITGMLLEQHKEAVLNLLSEPTLLEEQVNLAVKTLKEQNVETDISDSSDTDDTERLGEKLFSLVEELDPVHANDITGMLLEMDQATVLQMLSDHTMLEVAVHKAQAALETFK